In one Saimiri boliviensis isolate mSaiBol1 chromosome 3, mSaiBol1.pri, whole genome shotgun sequence genomic region, the following are encoded:
- the PGCKA1 gene encoding PDCD10 and GCKIII kinases-associated protein 1 has product MGCRCCKIIQSYLFDPVQVPSPGYVNEVNSCKLDEDDTVKLKGKWGGEVLAQKNDPQRQGSKKTDSSSRTADLREPCWPHQGPLPQGDAGGDHHACGVNGVGPAATPQPTGNPSPSQDDRGSWASTTNTIPPTQPFPEGGGTQKQDCVLLASEETQVMTNRGSRAPSDVESCALDVQEERVFQIPAPDYPQHWGPAGGNVDHSEKDCVSKNHTEEESLEGIQPTVGEHGLSTPFSVRRSWNSLNKDVETEVLNICFSVEGPAHVIPVVDSGNRQEDAHGSNGDGDREIVDVDAAVAEALAALEAATAGEDLDEAD; this is encoded by the coding sequence CTATCTCTTTGATCCAGTTCAAGTGCCCTCTCCTGGCTATGTCAATGAAGTCAACAGCTGCAAGCTGGATGAAGATGACACTGttaaattaaaaggcaaatggGGCGGTGAAGTCCTGGCACAGAAAAATGACCCTCAGAGACAGGGCTCAAAGAAGACTGATAGCAGCAGCAGGACAGCTGATCTACGGGAGCCCTGCTGGCCTCACCAAGGTCCGCTCCCACAGGGGGACGCTGGAGGGGACCACCATGCCTGCGGTGTCAATGGCGTTGGCCCTGCTGCCACCCCACAGCCCACTGGGAATCCCAGTCCCTCCCAGGATGACAGGGGCTCCTGGGCCAGCACTACAAATACTATTCCCCCAACTCAACCCTTCCCGGAAGGAGGGGGCACTCAGAAACAGGACTGTGTGTTGCTGGCCTCAGAAGAGACCCAGGTCATGACAAACAGAGGCTCCAGAGCTCCTTCTGATGTGGAAAGTTGTGCCTTGGACGTACAAGAAGAGCGTGTCTTCCAGATACCAGCCCCAGATTACCCTCAGCATTGGGGCCCAGCTGGAGGCAACGTTGATCATAGTGAAAAGGACTGTGTTTCCAAGAACCATACTGAGGAGGAGTCCCTAGAGGGAATTCAGCCCACAGTAGGGGAGCATGGTTTGAGTACACCCTTCTCTGTGAGGAGAAGCTGGAACTCATTGAATAAGGATGTGGAAACAGAAGTTCTAAACATCTGCTTTAGTGTGGAGGGTCCCGCTCATGTCATACCTGTGGTTGACTCGGGAAATAGGCAGGAGGATGCGCATGGCTCCAACGGAGATGGGGACAGGGAGATTGTGGACGTGGATGCAGCGGTGGCAGAGGCCCTGGCGGCTTTAGAAGCTGCTACCGCAGGAGAAGATTTGGATGAGGCTGATTAG